From a single Alkalihalophilus pseudofirmus genomic region:
- the uxuA gene encoding mannonate dehydratase gives MRMVFRWFGDGNDHVALKEVKQIPGVEGIVWSLHDVPAGEEWPIEKIHAVKEQAEEHGLHIEVVESVNIHEDIKLGLPTRDHYIEAYKKTIEKLASVGVKVICYNFMPIFDWLRTDLAKELEDGSTALFYEGSKIHDIDPMDLVKKINENSELTMPGWEPERLADLTKLFAAYKDVTEEDLMSNLHYFLENIIPVAEQHDIKMAIHPDDPPWSIFGLPRIVRNKENLQRILNLVDSPSNGLTLCSGSLGSNPDNDVADMVREFADRIPFAHIRNVRIYENGDFIETSHRTQDGSLDITDIVTAYHENGFTGYARPDHGRHIWDEKCRPGYGLYDRALGIMYIWGIWDALSREQNQSQSKAGGLNDASNQ, from the coding sequence ATGAGAATGGTATTTAGATGGTTTGGAGACGGCAATGATCATGTGGCGTTAAAAGAAGTTAAACAAATCCCAGGTGTCGAAGGGATTGTCTGGTCTTTGCATGATGTTCCTGCAGGTGAAGAGTGGCCGATTGAGAAGATTCATGCGGTGAAAGAACAAGCCGAAGAACATGGTTTACATATCGAAGTGGTAGAAAGCGTAAATATTCACGAAGATATTAAACTCGGCCTTCCAACAAGAGATCACTACATTGAAGCGTACAAGAAAACAATTGAGAAATTAGCAAGTGTCGGCGTCAAAGTGATCTGCTACAACTTCATGCCTATTTTTGATTGGCTTCGGACAGATCTTGCGAAGGAACTAGAAGACGGTTCCACTGCGCTGTTTTACGAAGGATCAAAAATCCATGATATCGATCCAATGGATTTGGTCAAAAAGATTAATGAGAATTCAGAGCTGACCATGCCCGGCTGGGAACCTGAGCGTCTTGCTGATTTAACAAAGCTGTTTGCTGCCTATAAAGATGTGACAGAAGAAGACTTAATGAGCAATCTTCATTATTTCCTAGAAAATATCATTCCAGTTGCCGAGCAGCATGATATCAAAATGGCGATCCATCCAGATGATCCACCATGGTCTATATTCGGTCTCCCACGCATCGTTAGAAATAAAGAGAATTTGCAGCGTATCTTAAATCTTGTAGATAGTCCTTCAAATGGTCTAACTCTATGCAGCGGATCATTGGGATCGAACCCTGATAATGATGTGGCTGATATGGTACGAGAATTTGCCGATCGAATTCCTTTTGCCCATATTCGTAATGTCCGTATTTATGAAAACGGTGATTTCATCGAAACATCACACAGAACGCAGGACGGCTCTCTAGATATTACAGACATTGTAACGGCCTATCACGAAAATGGATTCACAGGCTATGCCCGCCCCGATCACGGCCGTCATATTTGGGATGAAAAATGCCGTCCGGGCTACGGGCTGTATGATCGTGCCCTTGGGATTATGTACATCTGGGGGATATGGGATGCATTAAGCAGGGAGCAAAATCAAAGCCAAAGCAAAGCAGGAGGCCTAAACGATGCTAGCAATCAATGA
- a CDS encoding bifunctional 2-keto-4-hydroxyglutarate aldolase/2-keto-3-deoxy-6-phosphogluconate aldolase: protein MMMKSYQILQKMIDAGITAVVRGDTFEEAATIAKGCIEGGVTSIEVTFTTPDAMRLIKQLSSQYPDITVGAGSVLDSETARIAILNGAEYVVSPCFDAGAAKLCNRYQVPYVPGCMTIREMKEATEYGVALIKLFPGNQFEPSFIKSVKGPLPHVAIMPTGGVNASNAKEWIKNGAAAVGVGSDWNKALKNSGVEGVVEAAKVYVELLTN, encoded by the coding sequence ATGATGATGAAAAGCTATCAAATTTTACAGAAGATGATCGATGCCGGAATCACAGCTGTCGTTCGCGGGGATACATTTGAAGAGGCAGCCACAATTGCCAAAGGCTGTATTGAAGGCGGCGTGACATCCATTGAAGTAACGTTCACAACACCAGATGCAATGCGTTTAATTAAGCAATTAAGCTCACAATACCCTGATATTACAGTAGGTGCAGGAAGTGTCTTAGATTCAGAAACAGCTAGAATCGCGATCTTAAATGGAGCGGAGTATGTCGTTTCCCCGTGCTTTGATGCCGGCGCGGCTAAGCTCTGTAATCGATACCAAGTCCCTTATGTACCAGGCTGTATGACAATCCGTGAAATGAAGGAAGCGACAGAATACGGCGTTGCGTTAATTAAACTATTTCCAGGAAACCAATTTGAGCCATCCTTTATCAAATCGGTTAAAGGACCTCTCCCGCATGTAGCAATCATGCCGACTGGCGGAGTAAATGCTTCGAATGCCAAGGAATGGATTAAAAACGGGGCAGCTGCAGTTGGAGTCGGAAGTGACTGGAATAAAGCTTTAAAAAACTCCGGTGTAGAAGGTGTAGTGGAAGCAGCGAAAGTGTATGTGGAGCTATTAACTAACTAA
- a CDS encoding zinc-binding alcohol dehydrogenase family protein yields MKVVNVEEAGSIAVIEKEVPDIKAANEVLMRVRMVGICGSDMHIYHGTNPLATYPRIIGHEVTGEVVKAGESVSRLKEGDKVVLEPIDTCGECYACRNGRANVCEKLEVYGVHRDGGMQEYMVVNEAHLHKVNASIPFEDSVLVEPFTIGAQANWRGNVQKGDTVLIQGAGPIGICCLKVAKLLGATCFITDLSEERLDFALKCGADKVIHAGKEDVVETVMKATAGEGANVVIDAVCLPQTFELGIHAASIAGRVVVLGFDERPSTISQLPITKKELTIVGSRLQTNQFEKVIKWMEEKELNVDEMVTHTFSIDEIKEAMSFIENNPNEVRKAVISM; encoded by the coding sequence ATGAAAGTTGTAAATGTTGAGGAAGCTGGTTCAATTGCAGTTATTGAAAAAGAAGTACCAGACATTAAAGCGGCAAATGAAGTGCTGATGCGTGTCCGTATGGTAGGAATTTGCGGGTCAGATATGCATATCTACCACGGGACCAATCCATTAGCTACGTATCCGCGGATCATCGGACATGAGGTGACAGGTGAAGTCGTCAAAGCGGGGGAGAGTGTTTCCCGTTTAAAAGAAGGCGATAAGGTGGTACTAGAGCCAATTGATACATGCGGCGAGTGTTATGCATGCCGTAATGGTCGAGCAAATGTGTGCGAAAAGCTTGAAGTGTATGGTGTCCACCGAGACGGCGGGATGCAGGAATATATGGTCGTAAACGAAGCTCACCTTCATAAAGTGAATGCATCCATTCCATTTGAAGATTCGGTATTAGTCGAGCCATTTACGATCGGGGCACAAGCCAACTGGCGCGGAAATGTTCAAAAAGGGGATACCGTTTTGATTCAAGGAGCAGGTCCGATTGGAATCTGCTGTCTAAAAGTAGCAAAACTGCTTGGAGCCACATGTTTTATCACCGATCTAAGTGAAGAACGATTAGACTTTGCCCTTAAGTGCGGAGCAGATAAAGTGATTCATGCTGGTAAAGAGGATGTAGTGGAGACGGTGATGAAAGCCACAGCTGGTGAAGGAGCTAATGTCGTGATTGATGCGGTATGTCTTCCGCAAACATTTGAACTAGGCATCCATGCAGCCTCCATTGCCGGACGTGTTGTGGTACTAGGGTTTGATGAGCGTCCATCAACAATCTCTCAGCTTCCAATAACAAAAAAAGAATTAACAATTGTCGGATCACGCCTGCAAACGAATCAATTTGAAAAAGTAATTAAGTGGATGGAAGAAAAAGAGCTGAATGTAGATGAAATGGTCACACATACCTTCTCCATTGATGAAATTAAAGAAGCGATGTCTTTCATTGAAAATAATCCAAATGAAGTACGAAAAGCAGTAATCTCCATGTAA
- a CDS encoding TRAP transporter large permease — translation MMALLLFLSFLVLMFLGVPIAFSLGLSSLLYLIIVDVPLTIIPQRMFSGINSFVLLCIPGFILAGNLMNAGGITERIIKFANDIVGHIRGGLGLANIGSSMGFAGISGTALADTASIGSVMIPAMKKQGYDAPYAAAVTSSSSTIGPIIPPSLPLIIVGTLASVSIGDLFLAGAIPGVLLGLGLMAMAYFLSVKRGYPKQDRKPIGEITKSFFGAFWALLMTVIILYGILGGYFTPTEASIVAVLYALVIGLFVYKDLKIKQVPKIILDSMISTASILILVGFANLFGYILVSEQIPILVADTILGITENPILVILLIILLLLFVGTFMETIAALVILFPVLLPVAAQVGMDPVHFGIVMVLALIIGLTTPPVGVCLFVASSIGKVSIWDTTKALVPFLFVSLVVLLLVAFIPEITLFLPSLFD, via the coding sequence ATGATGGCATTACTTTTATTCCTATCCTTCCTTGTTCTCATGTTTTTAGGAGTACCCATTGCCTTTAGTTTAGGGCTTTCAAGTTTACTTTATTTAATTATCGTTGATGTTCCTCTGACGATTATTCCGCAGCGAATGTTCTCTGGAATTAACTCATTCGTTCTTCTATGTATCCCGGGTTTTATTCTTGCTGGGAACTTAATGAATGCAGGCGGGATCACTGAGCGAATTATTAAATTTGCCAATGATATCGTCGGTCATATCAGAGGGGGACTAGGTCTTGCGAATATCGGGTCTTCTATGGGGTTTGCCGGAATTTCTGGTACAGCTTTAGCTGATACAGCGAGTATTGGTTCGGTCATGATACCCGCGATGAAAAAGCAAGGCTATGACGCACCTTATGCAGCGGCTGTAACTTCATCATCCTCTACAATTGGACCGATTATCCCGCCATCTCTGCCGTTAATTATTGTCGGTACGCTCGCAAGTGTATCGATCGGAGATTTATTTTTAGCAGGTGCAATTCCTGGTGTGCTTCTTGGTTTGGGATTAATGGCCATGGCTTACTTCCTATCCGTGAAAAGAGGCTACCCAAAGCAAGACCGTAAGCCAATCGGTGAAATTACAAAATCGTTCTTCGGCGCATTCTGGGCGCTTTTGATGACAGTCATCATTTTATACGGAATCCTTGGCGGTTACTTTACACCGACAGAGGCTTCTATTGTTGCTGTCCTTTACGCATTAGTGATCGGGTTGTTCGTATATAAAGACTTAAAGATCAAACAAGTTCCAAAAATTATCCTAGATTCAATGATCAGTACAGCATCGATCTTAATTCTAGTAGGGTTTGCTAACCTTTTTGGCTACATTTTAGTAAGTGAACAAATTCCAATTTTAGTAGCAGACACCATCTTAGGGATTACAGAAAATCCAATCCTCGTTATTCTGTTAATTATCTTATTATTGCTATTTGTTGGAACGTTTATGGAAACAATCGCAGCTCTTGTTATCTTATTCCCGGTACTGCTTCCGGTAGCGGCTCAAGTCGGCATGGACCCAGTACATTTTGGGATCGTTATGGTGCTTGCATTAATCATCGGGCTGACAACACCGCCTGTAGGAGTTTGTTTATTCGTTGCATCAAGCATCGGTAAAGTGTCGATCTGGGATACGACCAAAGCACTTGTTCCGTTCCTATTTGTAAGTTTAGTAGTTTTACTTTTAGTTGCCTTTATCCCTGAAATTACGTTGTTCTTACCAAGTTTGTTTGATTAA
- a CDS encoding TRAP transporter small permease has protein sequence MRPLKLLDRTLEVLTALCFIGIIVVVTMQISTRFLPFSAVWTEELTRYLFIFAVSFGAPLAMKRQEFISIDFILNAIPERFRNYYTAFTQLLVIVMCSYIAYYGYYFMLLGQGQRSATMAIEMSWIHASIGLSMLLVGVYAMISIIDLFVRRKRGEQA, from the coding sequence GTGAGACCGCTAAAACTTTTAGATCGAACGCTAGAAGTCTTAACTGCCCTATGTTTTATCGGTATTATTGTCGTTGTAACTATGCAGATATCTACTAGATTCCTACCTTTTTCAGCTGTTTGGACAGAAGAATTAACACGTTATTTATTTATATTCGCGGTATCTTTTGGAGCACCGCTTGCGATGAAACGTCAAGAATTTATTAGTATCGATTTCATTTTGAATGCAATACCGGAGAGGTTCCGGAATTATTATACAGCGTTTACTCAACTGCTAGTCATTGTGATGTGTTCCTACATTGCCTATTACGGCTACTACTTCATGCTGCTTGGTCAAGGGCAGCGTTCAGCTACGATGGCAATTGAAATGTCGTGGATTCATGCAAGCATCGGTTTATCCATGCTGCTTGTCGGAGTGTATGCGATGATCAGCATCATTGATCTATTTGTTAGAAGGAAGCGAGGCGAACAAGCATGA
- a CDS encoding TRAP transporter substrate-binding protein: MKKLKGLVIGSALLMMLAACGGGDTETTADGVEENTASGETINWRMGHLAAEDHIWHQTAEKFAELVSEKTEGQIDISIYPNNQLGGETEVLNSVKGGNVDLLITGETMQNWAPKAALLAVPYAFRDSDHLKAVVEGEIGREIEEEIVEKVGVTPLFHMERAPRNLTSKEPISTPEDLSGFRMRVPNVPLFMDSWSAAGASPQVMDFNEVFTGLQQGVIHGQENPVDLIHSGGLYEVQQYVNETEHVYSWIYVVVGNSQFEALSEDLQQAVMEAAEEAKVYGDELFVEEIQNYRDTLEAEGMTFNSDVDQDAFREAMEPAIESALTEEQFELYQQILEVQ, encoded by the coding sequence ATGAAAAAGCTTAAAGGGTTAGTGATTGGATCTGCATTACTTATGATGCTTGCTGCTTGTGGCGGCGGAGATACGGAAACAACAGCGGACGGTGTAGAAGAAAATACTGCATCTGGTGAAACAATTAACTGGAGAATGGGTCACTTAGCTGCTGAAGATCACATTTGGCACCAAACTGCTGAGAAATTTGCAGAGCTTGTTAGTGAGAAAACAGAAGGACAAATTGATATTTCCATCTATCCGAACAACCAGCTTGGCGGGGAAACAGAAGTATTAAACAGTGTGAAGGGCGGAAACGTTGATCTTCTTATCACTGGTGAAACGATGCAAAACTGGGCTCCAAAAGCGGCGCTTTTAGCTGTACCATATGCATTCCGTGATTCAGATCACTTAAAAGCAGTTGTTGAAGGCGAAATCGGACGAGAAATTGAAGAAGAAATCGTAGAAAAAGTCGGCGTTACACCTTTATTCCACATGGAGCGTGCACCACGTAACTTAACATCAAAAGAGCCGATCAGCACGCCTGAAGATTTAAGCGGTTTCAGAATGCGTGTACCTAATGTTCCTTTATTCATGGATTCTTGGAGTGCAGCTGGTGCGAGCCCGCAGGTAATGGACTTTAACGAAGTATTTACTGGACTACAGCAAGGTGTGATTCACGGTCAAGAAAACCCGGTTGACCTTATTCACAGCGGCGGTCTTTATGAAGTACAACAATATGTAAACGAAACAGAGCACGTGTACTCTTGGATTTATGTAGTAGTTGGGAACTCTCAATTCGAAGCGTTAAGTGAAGACTTACAGCAAGCGGTAATGGAAGCAGCTGAGGAAGCTAAAGTGTATGGTGATGAGCTGTTTGTTGAAGAAATTCAAAATTACCGTGACACTCTTGAAGCTGAAGGCATGACATTTAATAGTGATGTTGACCAAGATGCGTTCCGTGAGGCAATGGAGCCAGCGATCGAAAGTGCATTAACAGAAGAGCAATTTGAGCTTTATCAGCAAATTTTAGAAGTTCAATAA